The Cetobacterium ceti genome has a window encoding:
- a CDS encoding thiamine pyrophosphate-dependent enzyme produces MAYNFKSEMSKPERLTGGHRMCAGCGAPIAVRAVLRALKPEDHAVICSATGCLEVSTFLYPYSAWKDSFIHSAFENAGATLSGVEAAYKALNRKNKLNDNYKFIAFGGDGGTYDIGFQSLSGAMERNHDMVYVCYDNGAYMNTGIQRSSATPQYADTTTTPVGKESEGKVQTRKDLTDIMAAHHIPYAAQTTFMGNFKDIHDKAEKAIYTKGAAFLNVLAPCPRGWKYKTEEMMEICKLAVDTCYWPLFEVINGEWKLSYKPKTKLPIEDFLKKQGRFKHLFKPENKHLIDEIQKDIDNRWEKLLKKCGEL; encoded by the coding sequence ATGGCATATAATTTTAAATCAGAAATGAGCAAACCAGAAAGACTAACTGGAGGACACAGAATGTGTGCTGGATGTGGAGCACCAATTGCAGTAAGAGCAGTCTTAAGAGCATTAAAACCTGAAGATCATGCTGTTATTTGTAGTGCAACAGGTTGTCTAGAAGTTTCAACTTTCCTATATCCATATTCAGCTTGGAAAGATTCTTTTATCCACTCAGCTTTTGAAAATGCTGGAGCAACTTTAAGTGGAGTAGAAGCAGCTTATAAAGCTTTAAATAGAAAAAATAAATTAAATGATAATTATAAATTCATTGCCTTTGGTGGAGACGGTGGAACTTATGATATAGGTTTCCAATCTTTATCAGGTGCAATGGAAAGAAACCATGATATGGTTTATGTTTGTTATGACAATGGAGCTTATATGAATACTGGTATTCAAAGATCATCTGCAACTCCTCAATATGCAGATACAACTACAACTCCAGTTGGAAAAGAAAGTGAAGGTAAAGTTCAAACTAGAAAAGATTTAACTGATATAATGGCAGCACATCATATTCCATATGCAGCTCAAACAACTTTCATGGGTAACTTTAAAGATATTCATGATAAAGCTGAAAAAGCTATTTATACAAAAGGAGCTGCATTCTTAAACGTTTTAGCTCCATGTCCTAGAGGATGGAAATATAAAACTGAAGAAATGATGGAAATTTGTAAATTAGCTGTTGATACTTGCTATTGGCCTTTATTTGAAGTTATCAATGGAGAATGGAAATTAAGCTATAAACCAAAAACTAAATTACCTATTGAAGACTTCTTGAAAAAGCAAGGAAGATTTAAACATCTATTTAAACCAGAAAATAAACATTTAATTGATGAAATTCAAAAAGATATTGATAATAGATGGGAAAAATTATTAAAAAAATGTGGAGAATTATAA